A genome region from Megalobrama amblycephala isolate DHTTF-2021 linkage group LG16, ASM1881202v1, whole genome shotgun sequence includes the following:
- the LOC125249050 gene encoding olfactory receptor 52K2-like — protein sequence MKDLPAENISFTDFKMIGFYSLREWRPFLFIPFFLMFLLAITANSILIYLITTQKSLHSPMYVLIGLMAVVDLILPIFFVPNMLLNFLLNWSGISLTGCLIQMFCIHFVATFQSTLLLWMALDRYFAICKPLNYHKYMEIPNFLKYVVIPLIRNVFLVVTIVSLAGKLSFCLTNVIDHCFCEHMALVQLACGDISVNNIVGLLSAFLIATADFILINVSYILIFTSVFKSGKTNMKALNTCITHIIVMSFTLTFALIAFLSYRIRNNFSPSSRVFVSTMYLLFPSCFNPIIYGVRTKEIRETFLKFIKK from the coding sequence ATGAAGGACCTTCCTGCAGAAAACATTTCATTCACAGACTTCAAAATGATTGGTTTCTACAGCCTAAGAGAATGGAGGCCTTTTTTATTTATCCCTTTCTTCCTGATGTTTTTATTGGCTATCACAGCAAATTCTATTCTCATATATTTAATAACCACTCAAAAATCTCTGCATTCTCCAATGTATGTACTAATTGGTCTTATGGCAGTTGTAGACTTGATATTGCCTATATTTTTTGTACCTAACATGCTTCTTAACTTTTTGTTGAATTGGAGTGGGATATCTTTAACAGGTTGTTTGAtacaaatgttttgcattcatTTTGTTGCAACATTTCAGTCCACTTTGCTTTTGTGGATGGCACTGGATCGTTACTTTGCAATATGCAAACCTCTTAATTATCACAAATACATGGAAATCCCTAACTTTCTAAAGTATGTTGTTATACCATTAATCAGAAATGTATTCCTGGTGGTCACCATAGTCTCTCTGGCTGGaaaactgtcattttgtttAACAAATGTGATCGATCACTGTTTTTGTGAGCACATGGCATTAGTTCAGTTAGCATGTGGTGATATATCTGTTAATAATATTGTAGGACTTTTGTCTGCTTTCCTTATAGCAACTGCAGATTTTATTCTTATCAATGTTTCTTACATTCTGATTTTTACCTCTGTGTTCAAATCTGGCAAAACTAACATGAAGGCCTTAAACACCTGCATTACTCACATCATTGTTATGTCATTTACTTTGACTTTTGCCTTGATTGCATTTTTGTCATACAGAATAAGAAATAATTTTTCTCCCAGTAGTCGTGTATTTGTAAGCACAATGTACTTACTTTTTccaagttgttttaacccaattaTTTATGGAGTGAGAACAAAAGAAATAAgagaaacatttctaaaatttataaaaaagtgA